From Impatiens glandulifera chromosome 7, dImpGla2.1, whole genome shotgun sequence:
AGATGTTTCTTTAGACTTAGAGGACTTACCCTATTTAGATTGAGCCGGAGTCGGTGTCTTGGCGGGTGGAACGTCAATTTCCTCTTCAACAGGTGGTTGAGCTGGAGGAAGATTGGAGTTAGTCATGTCTTGACCATCCTCTTTATCAGATTCGTCACATGTTGTTCCCAACGGTCTAGAGTCTATTATGTCAACCGAAGTGACTTTCTATCTTTCGGTTATTTGTTCATAATCCTACTTAGACATTCCAAGGTATTTTTCTTTAACACACCGTCCCCTAACGTCATATCCGTCAAATATCTCATGTTCTTCAGAAGGGGTCTAGGTTGGCCTTGAGGTTCGTGCCTCTTCAACAGGCGATTGCTCGATTCTGATGATTTGAAGATCACCTTGAGAGCGGGGCATGTCTTTGATGAAATCCAATTGTTTAGTCCCATCGTCATGATTTAGATCGGCTCGTGGGAAAGGAATATCAGACTCTTCAAAAGTTGACGTATCCCCTCCATCCATAAAACTCGCAGTAGTGGACACAGGGACGAACCCAAGGGAGGGTTGAAGTGGGCTTAGCCCacccctaattttttttaggggTGACTTGGTAACTTGCAGGTTGTAAACGTGGCACCTCGTTGGGTTACATCTATCTTCACCGCATGACAAAACCcatatttgacttattttcttgaaaagacactttattaataatgtatactttaatattaaatattggtAATAAACTCTAGAGTTAAAGccttaattgatttaaattataagaaattgttTTTAAACAACTAATAAGGTTCAatctaaattttcttttaactcaaatcatttaaataattaatagttaaaatattaaaataacttatttcttattatattcatttaccatattaataaaatatgttgttGAATTTTCCCTCTAGTATAGTGAACCGAAAGATGTTGATACTTGATATGGTATATAtgttaccaaaaataaaatatttttttacggtaaaaatgGGATATGAcatctaacatttttattacttttcaatttaattcactatttgtttatctaattattaaaaattgggtCAAATATTCGCTTGCAACCATAAATTTCCCTTGTTTAATCCATAAATTTCCGTCATTTTCTTAAACAcaactcaaatatttttcaagcccaccctaACTCAAATTTATGGGTCCGTCCCTGAGTGGACATGTATTGATCCATAACAGTTTCCAAGTGTTTAATCACTTCTCCGTCTGCCTTTGCAGTTGCTACATATGGGTCAAAATTTTCCTTGCAACCtttaagaaaagagaaaattgatCGGCCCCTTGCATATGCATCCACAAATATACTTCTTCGCATGGATTCAGCAACCGATTTGGTTTTTGCAATGGAAAGTGCCCCTTTTTTAAGGCAAGAAGTGCAACCCATTTCTTATTTTCGGCGACCTCAGGGAAGACCTCGGCGAAATTCTTCTCGAGTCTCAATTTTACCCACGTTTTTCGTATGTTTGATGGCTACTAATCAGTTTCTTTAGGATATTTGATTGTCATtttttaatcatagttagggtttgtctagttttgattcttgaccctcccacttttgggattttaatgaaatggttttaaccgttttcccaaaaaaaatcaaacaaggctttacttgtgaaaattgaaatcaaatatgCCTTAAAcctattttctaaaatcaaatgAGACTTAAaagaaaaagtcttagttgaaaAAGTCTTATTTATTAATCGGTTCAAAGATTATAGGCTCTTTCTCtctacatattatattatatcataatatattacctatatatatatagagagagatattttttatattttaatagaacatatgtcccaaattaaaataagtcaaaagaatAAATATCAACTTCTTCATTCTTGTGTCACTGCCTTGACGACGACTTTTCATCACCTTCACCCATTAGCGCCTTCGAGAAGAACAAAGGTCCGTcgtctttttctttcttcttctcaagaCATCATCACccaaaactaagaaatattttaacgaccgttgacatctccttagcaattgaagattttgactcaaatcttcacaacGTCAAATTCTTCTACAACTAGTGTCGTTTTCTCAAATAACCAACaatcttcaacaaaagcacaaatatccaacaacttcttcaatggtggTTAGGATTGTCGTcatatcttcacaaatagattaagttaaacattctcaaaacatgctccgataccacttgttgagaaaatatctaatctaaacacacgataaaagaagatataaatataaagtggtaaagaataataaagaatacaagatataacgaggttcggccaacaatgcctacatcctcgggggTCGTCtattctattgattttccatgAAATAATGGTCCAAATAATcttaggttacaatgtctctatttattgCAGTATATCAAAAGtcaaaaagactaaactactactcctaagcccaGTAATAACTTAAAGtctattacaatatataaactctaaaaaaatatgagcccaaaactgaataaaaaatttatttttattaagcaACAAAGATCTTAACTAGGTTTAGTATGGCTGACAGCAATTATGTTTCTAATTTTATTGTCCATGTTactatatttgataaatataaaggtGGAATCAAGGTTCATAGCACATTGTTTAAGCAAATGGTGAATTGTCTAATGTATCTTACAACATTCGACTAGATATTATATTTGTAGTTGGCATCGATCGTAAACCAGTGTATGGAACTTCCTACTGATTTGCACTTGAGAATTGCTTAGGATACtttgttatttgaataagaCTATGTCATTATGAATAACATCATGAGTTTTGAAAAAGGAGGAACTAGGAGATTCATAGATAGTGACTATGCAAGTTATTCAAATGATAGAAAAAATACATCAGGATCtgtttttataatgaataatgGAGCATTGACTTACTATTTCTACTACAGAGGTTGAATATGTTGCGGCTGCCTTATTTGTGTGTGTCAGGATATTTggatgaaaaaaattatgtaaattctTCGATACtcttaagaaaattatgattctACTGTTAAATTGTCTAAAAATAAGTTATACCTGGGGAGAAGCAAACACATTGATATCACTTTATCTGAGATTTGTAGCTGACTCATTGGCTATTTAAAAGCTAGCCAAGTAATGAGAAATTCATGTTTTTGCTTTCAACTATTTATATTGTTTACCGAAGCATCCTTGATATCTCTTTACAATACAATTTATTTCAAGTGAGTAAGGATTCTTAAAAGTGAAAATTGCTAAGAGAAGCTTAATTTTTGGTTTATTATCTAATTTGTCACATATTTGAGTATTGTCCAATCTTCATCCAATTTTAGGAGATTCTAAATAAAGTAAACTTAtaaatttgttgaaaaataaaataagataacaaAGTTTAATATACTActattagttttaataataatttaaaattttcttttaaaaatctaCAGTACCaacaactaataataataataatgaaaattgaagGCTTTGACCAGCTATTCCCCACTCAGAACTGTTGAATCTCTGAAAGCTGAAATGACTTATCATTTCCCAACCCACTGCCGCCGGTCTTTCTACGTTTCATTACTGTTTCACTTCCACCTCCGTCGCCGCCGACGATCACCGTCATCTCATCGGAGCTACTCAAGCTCCACCATTGCTCATCAAGAACATTCACCGGCGTTAATCTCGACCTACAAACCCTATCCATAACACATTCATATTCCTCCATAGCAATCTCTTTCACTAAATCAAAACATCTATAAAGCTCTTCCTGCAttccaaattattttgaattcaaattaaattaccCAATACCCATTAACTAAAActatcaattagttaattagttaagtACCTGATTCACATATGAACAGTTAGAAATGGCATTCTTGAAACAGGAAAATTGCAATGGAAATAGTTCATGACAGGAGGAAAGAAGAGCTGAGGCCGCCATTATAGATGGTTTATACTCTAATGTATAATTCATGTctgcattaatatatatatatataaatatcattacaaattgaaaataatgtgtgattttgagattttttaatgattaattacCATTTTTTTGAGCTTTCATGATGATATCATTTGCTCGAGTTTTTAGTGACTGTGTGAAAGAAGGATCCATCAATTTGAAGAATGATATGAAGAAGTTAATGAAAGAGAATGGGGTTATAGAACGCATTCTCCATTTGAGAACTCCGAGGATTAATAATTCCATCCGATGAATCGTTTCTGTGTCGAATATAACCCCTCCTCCATTATCATTCTGgtacaaaaaattaattaattgttaatttcaGTGAGGTTTTGacttttcattataaaaatgTCAATAGACATATGGATATTAGTAACGATTTCTTTATCTGTCGCTgttaactaaaataaactaatatattaatcattaaaatattcacAAAATTGGGCAAGAATGTGACGTTTTAAAATAGATTGCATattcaaaatttacaaaatttgtaTTCTTATTCTAACTTTAtcactcttatttttttaattaatttgacaattttataatttgaatgatatttAAAGAACATTTTAGACTTATTTTTAGAGATAtaagcattttaatttttttaaatatggtttaagtgacttaaaaaaaatgtttgaaaaaattcaaatagaGATAGATATGATATAATTTTCACAAAACTTGGTAAgtttactaaattttaaaatattagttttttaaattttttttttttttaggtatACACTTTTGAGACTTCTAAATGCCGGTTTAAATGTAAATGTAAAATGTGTGgcaaaaaaactataatattttttttttagaaatgcgATAAAAAGactaacttttataaaaaaaaaattataagaaaaaaatcttaaatttatgCAATATATTAGCAGTCttaataaaaagacttaaaaaataattatgcaatatattaataaaatgatttgcTAAATCTAAATAAATGACGGTATTTGGAACCGCCCGTTTGTAAAAAGTCCAAATAAAATGCAAACCTGGATATCAATGGCGGAAGACTCTGTTTTTCTCATCTTCAATGCCAAAGAAACACATGAAACAGCAAGAATTCGAGATACCCATGGCTTACTTTCCTGAAAATTCATCAAAAAGATGAAATCTTTAACGATTCATTCATgagttattataaattaaagggGGGTATGTTAATTAGTACCGGAATGCCTTGATTGGAGAGAAAACGGTCGAGATAAGTAATGGCGAGATAAGAAAGATAAGGGGTGAAATTAGAACAGTAATGGGAAATGAGAGAGATTGATTCACGACGAACAGAAGTGGTTTTAAGAATTTGTGAATAGTTATGAGATGGGATATGATCTGATTCGATTTCAAATAGGGATGAGATTTGGTCGTTTAGATGTAGGCTGAGAGGATTTTCGATATCGAATTCTTCCATTGAATTGTTTATGAGAAAGAACTTGGTCTAAAATGGCGGATTTGATGATATAGATGGAAACgatggagagagagagagaggggaaGTAAATGAAATGATAAGAAGAAAAGGTGAGAGTTCGCTATCTTACTTAAAGAGGGGCCGTAGAGAGACTTCAACTTCACTCTGTTTGTTTCTGagtctttctctctcttctgattttgttttctctttcttctGTAATAATCTTTTTTGCATTGGCATCTgccatttttctctctcatcggGAAGGAGAATTTGAGAGGAAGGGGAGGAGTAATCTCATGGCTTGAGGTTGCAGGTGGAATTGCAATCTTTGACCAATTAGGTTTTGTTTGATTCACCTTATTCCTATAGATTACTCGAGCCGTGGGTTAATTAgtgttcattttttaaattataaaaataataatattaaacaaacGAGCACTTAATGGTTTGATCTTCTGTTTATtaggattttataaaaataaaaaaaaaaaaaataatcttagtTTTAGTTGGATAGAAATGggttatttgatatttgttaaaataaattaatagaatattattttatatttaaaatttaaatttaataaaaataaagtaaaaatattttgatatatatatatatatatatatatatataatgatgcttaattttgaaaatgttcaGATTGCCGGGTTAGAGAACtctggttaatttggatatatatattagagtaaatggatatttgggtcgaattctgggtttgaataaatgaatatttgagtcggattctgggttgacccgctgtaaacttaaaatagttaaaaataaaataaaaaatgttataggtatgttttgaactcgcaGCCTAACAAAACATATAAGTATATTTCGAACtcgtaacctaacaaaaataagtacaactatttaattaactagactaataatactttatattttaaattaaacattaaatttgatgaacgcgggacgttataacaatatatttttatcatagtGCATCGCATCTTTctagttttaattaatgatttatgtgattaaaatgatatttttgaaatagagatgaaagtttttataaattaaaaataaaaactcaaaatctAGTAGCTCTAGTAATTAATATTTCTACTTGTTGGAACATAATTATTTGgtaaaagaaataaagtgtatttatatcattaataaatatctTGATCATTatttaagttcaatttttttttttatagattttatattgatttgttgtaaattgttaaatttatgataatttttttttttaatttagtttgattttcttctcttattatataactcatatataaatatatatatatataattaataaaattaatgttttatttaaaaaaaaagattaatataataaaaattaaattattcaataatattttattaaaaaattaatagagttattagaaaactaatatatatatatatatatatataatatatatatatatattatatatataatatatatatatatatatatgattggtTAGAGAATTTGGGAAAGTGAATTTTAAAGTGAATGAAGTAATACTCCATTCTCTTATTATCTTTTATCCTTTTCCAGTGATATAGTGATACTCCATTTTCTTTCctaaattttttcaaactcTTACTCTCTATATTATAGACTAGAATTTATAAAGTGATTAGAAAGAGTATTtaaaaatttcttaaattatatataaaaaaaatcatatatatcaCAATATCatcattatattaaaatattgttaaagtTGAAAgaacatttattttgttttgttatattcTAAATCATATCCCAGATTATATGGTATTAGCCTCATTATTATAAACAGAATTGTTTTGATTAAAATGAGTGGTTTATAATTTGTCTCATTAGAGTAAATCCAGACTGCTGATATGGAATGGAATTATGGAAGATTGGGTACTTCTCCTTCACTTTATTATCATCAATAATTATGCAATAATTATGTACCCTAAGTACGAGACATCATTACCTTTGGTTtcgtatttattattattattataaaagcaTCAATCTTCCATAATTGTTGGCATTAAATTTACATGTGTGAATAAGCTAAACAACTTtcaaaattgttttcaaattgTAATTcgtttaagaaattataaaaagttaattaatgtaTATAACAAAAATGCATGCATAAATATGTCAATTTCTCCAACAAATGcaatataatataacataatcAGCCGTGGAGCTAAAAGAAAACTTGAATATAATAAACAACCTTAGAAAGTAAGAAAAATGTTACAAGAaaagtcaaaattaaaaataaaaaacatcacCAAAGAAAAACTCTAACTTTTGAGAGTTAAATCAAATGAGctaaaaatcaatctcaatggGATCTTCCTTGATTTGTTTATCACCTATTAGGGTTCATAGGGttcatggaaaaaaaaaaatcttagatTTTATTAATACAATAAATAGATGATTCTATTTATATTACCACATAATTCTCGTATTAACTATAACAAATCTTATTGTGTACAAAATatgtcaataataaataaatcaaacggGTTATAGAACCGCACCGATAATATCACTATTCTTCTCTTCATAAAATGTTAAGTTAAAGTAATTGAACCAAATAGTATGGCACAATCTTTTCACTTGTGCTAGCTTGTTTATAATTGGGTTTAGGTTTTTGATTGCAGTATATTTCTTGATTAGTTTTGCTACAAAggacaaaacaaataaaattaatactatTTGATGATAAATTTGATGATAAAGTGGTAATAAAACAAATGAGATAGAGCAAACTCAAGCAAATATCCCACTCAATCATCATGTTTGATATGTTTTGTTGTGAAGGAAAGACAAGGatgtaaataatacaaaaacaaacttccaaATTAAATAACATTGTGTTTTCAGAGTCATGCCAGGCTTGACAGCTAGCTTTTGTTTGAACTTCCCTcaaaccaaaaccatcaaaaaaaaaaaaaaaaaaaaaaatttatcaaaataattcacCCACCACCATAGTTAACTCATGAGTAAAAAAAGACGGATCTATGTAGGAGTTCGTAAGGGTCGAAACCCACCctggaaaaatataaaaagaaacattttatttttacaatagaAAATTTGACATCACCtcctgatttttttaaaatttcaatatatttcattatttgtttatctaattattaaaaaaaaaatagtaaacttaatttataaattcgttttatttaaaaaaaattcgttatttttttaaacccaacttaaatttttttcaagctcACCTcaaatgttttgaaaaaaaaaatattctagcTTACTCTATTATATATTAGTCAACTATGTCTTATGTCTTTTAGTGTGAGAAAGTGTCTTATTTTTTTGATTCACTCCCAAATCTAagtttgttttgtgtttttttagtatttgGTCATATGACATTCATTATTAGAACTTATCACTCAAATTTGTGTGGAGTTTTTGcgttagaataataatttaataatttcaatcgttgatgagttatttaatgagttatttaatgagttatttaatgacAATCTATCTCATTTTGTTGGTGATCTTGTCTAGAGTCCCCTTCTTAACATGTAACTAATTATCCTCATCTGATCTAAAGGTGTTTATTGTCCAATTAATATATTGTGTTTTGGAGTCGTTGATCTTTCATTTGAAAGTTCTTTTACAAATATTTCCTCCGGAATATTATTGGTTTccattttaactaatatatgtAGATGCTTTCCTAAGCTAAAACCTACCCAACATAGAGTACCAACTTTCAGATAAGAAAATTTTATGGTCTATCATTCTCAATGTTTAATGAGTCTTTTATGATTGTACCTATAATTGTTCTTTCCATTATATCTCTTATTGACATGAAACTTGAAGTTGTTCATCTTTGGAGTTACTTTGAAACAATCTATAATTGATGGATCTACTAGGCCGAGATTTCGTTTCTTTAAAACTATTCTTTGGTCTTTAAcatcttaattttctttttgattttttagatgTTACATCTTTTTCTTGAACTCTTATTTTTACCAACTTGTGTCCAAATAGGTAGATAATTTCCACATTtcttttattgtttataattttttattctgaAACTTTAGAATGTGGGATAAATTGGGTTATAATTAAGAGGGTTGGCTCATAAGTAGTTGAAATGAGAaagcaaagaaaagaaaagggaaAGAAGCAAGTGTAAGACTTTATCAAGCATAAACAATGATTGGGTTTGGTCATTGTTTAATTTGAAGGCCCAAGCCCGGCCCCCACCCACAACTGCTTTCTTGACATAACACTCATCACTTATAAATTCTTCTATTATAATTGCTTTGACCATTGCCTTTCTCTTTTGAAACCAAAAAAAGAAGAGGATGGGAATTGGAAAGAAGCCCCCACAGTTTGAAAGAAGGTCTTCATtgtcattaaataataattcttttcaCTAAAAAGGTTATTATGTACCACCAAAAGAAACCCCGAGATCTAGCTAGCCAAGATAATATATCATAAGGGTATGTTTGATTAGTTTtctaaatgaaatattattagctAACACAAGTTATAAGAACTCCATCACTCTCCTTTGCATATCAAACTATCTTCGCATAACAATacttctttgactttaaggaatTATAGTAAAAgacttagttttttttatatatatatttcaaagaCCTagttttattctaaaaatatagtAACACAAAGAAATCGACCCATAATTTTGAAGGACTAGAATATTAATCTCTTAAGCAATAGAATGTTTAAGATCTACTAAGTCAAAAGTGGCAGATGAATAGATCAATTAGTTAAGCCAGAGTATACAAACCAAAGCAAATTGACCCAATTAAGGATGAAATTGGGAGGGTTCTAGCATTTGGTTAGTTGACCATGGGCCTTGATCAAGTCAAAAGAACTTGAATGAGGGCTTGTTTGATTCAGAGTTTTGGGGTAAGGAAATcacatttatcaacaaaattaattaaaattgtatttaaatctcaaatagtagcttatttaaataaactttggattatttaaaaagtctTGATTGATGTTaattttgagaaagtacaattttttagttaaaagatttaatatataatgataaataattctttaaaaagatataatgtattttaatattttaattaataaattaaataaagtgattgattaagaaaataaattaaataatatttgatcataaattaatttgtaatattcaACTAATGACAGtgtaataaaataagttatcttttgtaattttaataaatataatattttgagatCCCAACCTCTATTTTACAATACTCACCTCGAAGAgcatacaatatattatttaaattaaaaactcattctatttattatatactttaaaaatGATCCATTTTAAGAGAggtgaaaaaaattactttaaaatatataattcttacaCCTTCTTTTCCTCCATGGCATCTTCTTATTCATTTCCTACCcttttcattctttttctttattccTCTTATTCGGACACAGAATCaaattctctttttcttttagttttctcctttttttttttttttgctaaacgATTTAGTACTAATATTCtagttattaattaaacaagatCTCAAAcagttaattatttaatgttaataagaataaataaattactttatttGTTATACAACGCATCACAATTAACTAAATCATAATCTTAATACATTTGAGACAATAATTTTGTAATACTCacattttaattctaattaaattatttatgtatttaaaataaatggttaGTTGATCATCCATTACTCCAACATAactatcttaatttattttatataatattttaaaatattaactaaaaattcatcttttaaaacaaatgttacatttattaaatataaagacATGATCAACAACCCAATATAAACAAATACATTACACcaagaattttgaaaattccGATAAAACTTCATCAATAATGGAAGATGATACGAGTTGAAGTTGAGAGTTGTTCtcaaatatcttatatattaacACCCACCAGAAAATTACCGGAaggaataattatattttgaccAACACCATTCTTATCAACATATAGTTCCATGCCATTCAGAACCCAACCCCAAATCTAAGTGTGCAACACATTCTATATAGTTATGACCTTGGTCGAAGCCAGTTAGGCAGCACGCCTAAGACCGACCCTCGTACGGGCACCCAAAATCAGGGCCGGCCCTGGGGTAAGCCCGGCAAACCCTAggctagggcagcccatttaataaaatatataagatatttaaataactttatgaGATTTTTAACTATGACATAATGTAGCTTAGTGGTTCATGTTAgaaacttgaaaattttatttggttagGAGTTCAAATCTGAtccaaaacaaattttttttttatcaatttttaatacaaacatatggcaataaaaaaaaacttttatttctATCGGGGACTAGGGCAGCCCAAAACTCGAGGCCGACTCTGtccaaaataagaaaataaataaatacgcTAACAAGGTTTAAGtcaatgaaataattttttgttaatataatatttaaccaAGTCGATaagattttatttgttaatactacaaaactattatttattcaacctaaaataaagtatatataataaaataaaaataaaaataaatttattcttttcGCTTATCATACCCAAACTGGACTTAAGACAATGCCACAAATTAAGAtatctttttcaaaatttgttATAGGTTAAATTAATAGCATAATTTGCATTTACAAAATTGGATGGATTATTGTTTATGAAGCTCATGAGAGCTAAAACATTTCTATTTAGTCCACAAATACATCTATAAGAGAGGATGATGATTGATGAGTGATCATGATGAGCTGCATCATATTGTTTCACGCCATGCATGGAAAACAGGAAAAAAAACAGCACAATCATCATCAATATCATCATTATACTTGTTTCTATGCACGCCATTTTCTGATCAAATTATAtacttattgatttttttataggtTAAAACCATTTTATAGACATTACTTAGTATACTTAGTTAATAATACTGTGATTTCGTGACAAAAAGTTTGaaagataattttattgaaatatgttgtacacatttattttatttgaagatatattcatataatcattatatatgtgaatcttattaaatataatttacttgAACTAAAGCTGTATTttcattgttttaaatttaccaattttaaaaaaaatgacttttgTATCTCTTTTAGGGATGCATGGTTGATATATACAGTAAAAAAATGTAGGAACCATATAGATGAATAACGTAAAAGAtgttggtaaaaaaaatatacaaattaaacaataaccgtgttatatatatttattaagatattatcacaatataataaattgtgataatattattatattagtttttttttataaattcaatgtaatatttatataatagacctaacttatgtaattttaatatatcattcaatacaatttctcTCATCTCTTTATTCCTTACATGATATTAGAGTCTTGTTATCGTTTTTGAGTCAATTAAGTAATAGTCTTTTGCTGCCTCCATTAATGGTTATCTTAACCATTGATAGAGAGctctaatattttattcttatatttttaataatattttttcatctttagatattttggttgatattttaatattcttcgACAATCATATTCTCTGAATTTTGGTTTTAGTTATTGTTTCAGCCAAGCATTTTATGCCAATGAGATTTGACATTTTTGTTGGTTTTATTTTATGCAATACACAGACATCCCCGTCATTGGATGTATTTTGAAACTCATGAGTAAATTCGGAGTTCATTTAGTTGTTGTTTCACCATACATTTAATGCCCTTGGAATTCGACGTCTTCGCTGGTTTATCAGTCAACACATTGACATCCTGTAACTGGATGGAGCTCACGAGTTTttgaagattaaaaaatatttcaacatctAAATCGTCTTCAACCTCCTCAAGTTGTTCAAACGTTTTCtatcttgagtttgaggagaaatgttaaaatataaaataatatatatgtaagatattatcacaatatgataaattgtgataattataatattatattattatattaatttccttataatgtctatataatagacataacttatgtaattctaatatataattcaatacaatttttct
This genomic window contains:
- the LOC124910199 gene encoding putative cyclin-D6-1, yielding MEEFDIENPLSLHLNDQISSLFEIESDHIPSHNYSQILKTTSVRRESISLISHYCSNFTPYLSYLAITYLDRFLSNQGIPESKPWVSRILAVSCVSLALKMRKTESSAIDIQNDNGGGVIFDTETIHRMELLILGVLKWRMRSITPFSFINFFISFFKLMDPSFTQSLKTRANDIIMKAQKNDMNYTLEYKPSIMAASALLSSCHELFPLQFSCFKNAISNCSYVNQEELYRCFDLVKEIAMEEYECVMDRVCRSRLTPVNVLDEQWWSLSSSDEMTVIVGGDGGGSETVMKRRKTGGSGLGNDKSFQLSEIQQF